The following proteins come from a genomic window of Falco peregrinus isolate bFalPer1 chromosome 16, bFalPer1.pri, whole genome shotgun sequence:
- the MOV10 gene encoding helicase MOV-10 — MPRFSVAEARRWGHQFVQFLQDTGREQESRRDTLRGIYNQEFRSRTDTKIPNFSCILYALRVTHQVQVHGESVHFKKEKRRVVVADQYRRPRTNTKAASASASGQQPSSTPQVPQSRAKKWAKLIRGKHGVEIISEHDQGNGQIRFPVVRGKPCLASVLVQNRGTEAVTLWRCQPRQPSRELSFTDEQGVTQGQSLLLHPGGTYPIQVQCLSTCNGFFCIVVVFEFTKEPNEHFSIGRCIAAVAESQLAKDLGPSAPFQSYQASLQHPVTIITEDGVPPDSSLKNELEREIPLGIYHYPKSLKDTILLGPSASASSSWAAMQSLLEAPLQAENYKQKFQLLLHLEEIQMEVDIRRYDMQDVPMVQDRTLLVLNVPGVAENRPSVLKGDHLFAHLSSERDCSPLVQYKGYVHSVELEKVRLGFSSKLLKKFVNNLRFDVTFTFSRLPLRVQHRAAALAMQRGLSSLLFPSASCHKSLFPGTFQPRWFDRKLQANEEQCRAVMHIVTGMSRPAPYLIFGPPGTGKTVTVVEAIKQVWTCFKDAHILACSPSNSAADLLCQRLIKDIAPRYIYRLIASSRSYHEVPADIRPCCNWDDKQSCYVYLSKEHLGRYRILITTLVTAGRLASANFPPGFFSHVFIDECGQAVEPESVVAIAGLLTAMDPETNPNGGQLVLAGDPQQLGPVLRSPLSIKHGLGTSLLERLMLHNPLYKKSSGGYNPQFVTKLLWNYRSHEAILRIPNELFYDSELKACESIELDVRSLYCAWEELPKKGFPVIFHGVCGEDRREAKSPSFFNTAEIEVLVHYLKKLLQSRGKGGCPSVSPKDIGIISPYRKQVEKIRKAITSLDPTLRSLPDISLLKVGSVEEFQGQERCIILISTVRSCSEYLQLDQDFKLGFLKNPKRFNVAITRAKALLIVVGNPAVLSKDQHWQRFLRYCKEEGGYTGYPYEDESPAEDTLTADLHALHLSN; from the exons CGCTGCGGGGCATCTACAACCAGGAGTTTCGGAGCAG GACTGATACAAAAATACCCAACTTCTCCTGCATCTTGTACGCGCTGAGAGTGACCCATCAGGTGCAGGTCCATGGGGAGTCAGTGCACTTCAAGAAG GAGAAGAGGCGTGTGGTGGTGGCAGACCAGTACCGGAGACCCAGGACAAACACAAAGGCAGCGTCTGCATCTGCCTcagggcagcagcccagctccactCCACAAGTGCCCCAGAGCCGTGCCAAGAAGTG GGCCAAGTTAATCCGTGGGAAGCATGGGGTAGAGATCATCTCGGAGCACGACCAGGGCAACGGACAGATCCGCTTCCCAGTGGTGCGTGGCAAGCCCTGCTTGGCCTCTGTCCTGGTGCAGAACCGTGGGACGGAGGCTGTGACACTGTGGCGGTGCCAGCCACGCCAGCCATCGCGAGAGCTCTCCTTCACCGATGAGCAAGGGGTGACACAGGGccagtccctgctgctgcacccag GTGGCACATACCCCATCCAGGTGCAGTGCCTGAGCACCTGCAACGGGTTCTTCTGCATCGTGGTGGTCTTCGAGTTCACCAAGGAGCCGAATGAGCACTTCAGCATCGGGCGCtgcattgctgctgttgctgagaGCCAGCTGGCCAAGGACCTGGGACCCTCAGCACCTTTCCAGTCTTACCAGGCCAGTCTCCAGCACCCTGTCACCATCATCACTGAGGACGGTGTCCCCCCTGACAG ctccctgaaAAACGAACTGGAGAGGGAAATCCCTCTGGGTATCTACCACTACCCAAAGAGCCTCAAGGACACCATCCTGCTCGGTCCCAGCGCCAgtgccagctccagctgggctgcCATGCA gtcGCTGCTGGAAGCCCCCTTGCAGGCTGAGAACTACAAGCAGaagttccagctgctgctgcacctggAGGAGATCCAGATGGAGGTGGACATCCGACGCTACGACATGCAGGATGTGCCCATGGTGCAGGACAGGACGCTGCTGGTCCTCAAT GTGCCTGGTGTGGCCGAGAACCGCCCGTCTGTGCTCAAGGGAGACCACCTCTTTGCCCACCTGAGCAGTGAGCGGGACTGCTCCCCGCTTGTCCAGTACAAGGGCTACGTGCACAGCGTGGAGCTGGAGAAGGTCAGGCTGGGCTTCTCCTCCAA gctgctgAAGAAGTTTGTGAACAATCTGAGATTCGACGTGACCTTCACCTTCAGCCGGCTGCCGCTGCGGGTCCAGCAccgggctgcagccctggccatGCAGCGTGGCTTGTccagcctcctcttcccctctgcctcctgccacaAGTCCCTCTTCCCAGGCACCTTCCAGCCCCG GTGGTTTGACCGCAAGCTGCAAGCAAACGAggagcagtgcagagctgtgaTGCACATCGTGACGGGGATGTCCAGGCCAGCCCCATACCTCATTTTTGGCCCCCCTGGGACAGGCAAGACGGTCACAGTGGTAGAAGCCATCAAGCAG GTATGGACGTGCTTCAAGGATGCCCACATCTTGGCCTGCAGCCCTTCCAACAGTGCCGCAGACCTGCTGTGCCAGCGCCTGATCAAGGACATTGCTCCCCGGTACATCTACAGGCTCATCGCCAGCTCCAGAAGCTACCATGAGGTGCCCGCCGATATCAGG CCCTGCTGCAACTGGGATGACAAGCAGAGCTGCTACGTGTACCTGAGCAAGGAGCACCTGGGGCGCTACCGGATCCTCATCACCACGCTGGTGACAGCAGGAAG GCTGGCATCAGCCAACTTCCCCCCAGGGTTTTTCTCCCACGTCTTCATTGATGAGTGCGGCCAGGCGGTAGAGCCAGAGAGTGTGGTTGCTATCGCAG ggctcCTGACTGCCATGGACCCAGAGACCAACCCCAATGgggggcagctggtgctggcaggagacCCCCAGCAGCTGGGCCCCGTCCTGAGGTCACCGCTATCCATCAAGCATGGCTTGG GCACCTCGCTGTTGGAGAGGCTGATGCTGCACAACCCCCTGTACAAGAAGTCGAGTGGAGGATACAACCCCCAGTTCGTCACCAAACTGCTCTGGAACTACAG gTCCCACGAAGCCATCCTCAGGATCCCCAATGAGCTCTTCTATGACAGTGAGCTGAAGGCCTGTGAGAGCATCGAGCTTGACGTCCGGAGTCTGTATTGTGCCTGGGAGGAGCTTCCCAAAAAA GGCTTCCCCGTCATCTTCCATGGGGTTTGTGGGGAAGACCGGAGAGAAGCCAAGAGCCCCTCGTTCTTCAACACGGCTGAGATTGAGGTGCTGGTCCACTACCtcaagaagctgctgcagagccggGGCAAGGGGGGCTGCCCCAGCGTCTCACCCAAGGACATCGGCATCATCTCTCCCTACAGGAAGCAG GTGGAGAAGATCCGGAAAGCCATCACCTCCCTGGACCCCACCCTGCGGTCACTGCCAGACATCAGCCTGCTGAAG GTGGGCTCCGTGGAGGAGTTCCAAGGCCAGGAGCGGTGCATCATCCTCATCTCCACTGTGCGCAGCTGCAGTGAATACCTCCAGCTTGACCAGGACTTCAAGCTGGGCTTCCTCAAGAACCCCAAG AGGTTCAACGTGGCCATCACCAGGGCCAAGGCTCTGCTGATCGTGGTGGGTAACCCGGCCGTGCTCAGCAAGGACCAGCACTGGCAGAG GTTCCTCAGGTACTGCAAGGAGGAGGGTGGCTACACGGGCTACCCTTACGAGGACGAGAGCCCGGCAGAGGACACCCTCACCGCTGACCTCCACGCGCTGCACCTCAGCAATTAG